Genomic DNA from Maylandia zebra isolate NMK-2024a linkage group LG17, Mzebra_GT3a, whole genome shotgun sequence:
tttctatATTGCTGCTGTCGGGATATTTTTTGATcccgatatgtttttttctgttgttgtttttagactTTGCTGCAATATGTCATCTGACGATGATGAAAGGAGTATCCGACTCTGGCTGGTTCCCATGACTGTaccaaaaatacttttttttttttaattaaaaaaagagcattaaaaataaatgactaaaGTACAACTTATTTATTAACTACTGTTCACCTCTTTCATATCAAAGAAGTGTATTTTTTGCTACACATGTTTTATTTGTGGGCACTGAATAGACGATGCTTTTAGTGTAATTGCCACATAAAAAGATTTAGTACTTTACTGGTTAATTACTTATGTTCAGTGTAAGAGGTGGGTGATCAATtagactgttgttgttacactTAACCTTTCAAGATATGATGATAATAACATTGTTCAACAAAGGcttaaaacaaaaggaaatcaGCTGTGCACTGAATTCATATGGGCATAAAATAAGGTAAGTCTGCATTTCAACAGTTTCCGTGACAACTCTCTAAAATGACAAAACATGCAGTTTGCATTTAATATAATGTAAGTCTGTGTTGTCTTTTAACAGTGAGAGGCATCTGAGATGAGTTTTAAAACTTCTAGGGTTGAAGCGAATATGCCCCCAACGACCTTTTACTGAAATCCACAAAGCTGTGGAGGTAAGCGTTAAAACATCagtgcaaaaaatatatattttcctgAAGTCTGTGTCGTGAGCTATTGTAGAAAcaataaatgttattttctgtagtgatttaaaaaaaaaaaaaaacattcaattgtctgtttgtttgctttttagagTGAGATGAAACAGTGGTCTCCTGAACAAGGAATCAGGGCAATGGTAAAGCGGGTAAGGGATGTCAGAGGAGTGCGGCCTTGTTACAGGTTGGTTAAATAGTGTGTATATGATCAAGTGTTCTCTTGTTTTACTGTTGAGCTCAGAGTAAAATCTATTGTTACTGTAGAGACGATGTTGCTAATATAATGAGGTATATGGATGCAAGTGGTCTTCAGAGGAGATCTCCTGGAAAGAAGAAAATTCCCTGTCGGAATTACATCAGCCGTGGTCCAAATGACACACGGCACATTGAtggtatttattttatcttttcaattaaccttccaaacatgttttgatgGTACTTCTGTTGAAACaaattgtaattattatttgttgtttcATATAGGCAATGATAAACTGAAGTTCTTTGGAATGTGGATACATTTGGGGATTGATGGGTAGGTTTGAATATGGCATTCGCTACTTAATTTATTATATTCAGTGATAGTACAAAGTTGCTTCAAGATAAGGATGTGCGGTAAACTGAGGTGTTATCTCTCCTGAGTAGTCTAGGGCAGGGATGGGCaagtccaggcctcgagggccggtgtcctgcaggttttagatgtgtccttgatccacagctgattcaaatggctaaattaccctCACAACATGTTttgtagttctccagaggcctggtaatgaactaatcattttatTCAAGTGTGTttacccagggtgatatctaaaacatgcaggacactggccctcgaggtcTGGATTTGGCCAAGCCTGGTCTAAGGGACCAAGATAAAGTATGAATAGTGAAGGAGGATTCAAGATGGCGGTTTTTAAAAGGCTTATTTCCTGCTAGTCTTAAAGTTCCATTTCAGACTGGCAGTTAATTTCAGGGAGGGCCAAGaccaacacaacaaacaaaacatccctgATATAAAGTAAACAGAATTTAActccaaagaaaataaaatgtacaatttacgATAACCTACCTAACCAACACATAAACAGGAGAATACAAGggattacaaaacaaaaggcagctctcCCCTCGCGTCAGTCTGAACACAGTCAAGAGTCACATTCAATTCCAAAGGCATGTAAGCCTACACAACTATGGCAGTCAAAATGGCCGGAGGAACCAGAAACAACGCCTAGACATAATACAATGGAAAACCAGCATACTCTTGGGGAAtgtaacaaaaaccaaacatagTGCCAAAACATGATTAAATCATATGTACAAGTGGccacttttctgtttctttcttttcagattTTCCAGGAAGGTTCTATGGCTAAAGGTGGGCACATCCAACCGCAAGCAAAACTTTGTGGCCAGATACTTCTTTGAGGCTGTTCAAGAACAGGGTGGTATGCAATATACTAAAAAATGGGGGTTTAAAAAAGATTACATTTTGttaataaatttattttttcatcattcACTAATTATCTTCAGTTTGTGTCTTTAGGCTGTCCTCAAATGATTCGGGGGGACAGAGGAAAGGAGAACCTTGTTGTGGGTCAAATGCAGATGGCATTTCACATGCGAGATCTTGGGAATCAGGCATGGAGGTGCTTCAGAATGGGGACATCAGTGCACAACCAGGTATGTCTTTAAGCTGGTAAATGACTATTTCTAAAGTAACAACCTGACAACAAAACTGATAATgtcatgtttctgttgtttagaGAGCTGAATGTTTCAACAGTATTTTAAAGCGGACATGGATTAAGAAATGGCTGACACCATTTGAGGTAAAGCAAATCTTTCACCTGTAAAACCTATTAACAAAGAGTAGCCATCCAAATTTCGTTAAACATACGATGGATTAGTTTATCTGAAAACACAAGGCCAGAATCTGTGTTTATGTACATCTGTACCTTTTCACTAATGAAATTCTCACCTTCACAACTTATGTCTTTTTCAAAACAACATGCGTAGGCCATGATGGAGTCTGGGATCCTTGAACTGGACAATCCTGTGCACATGTAAGTCAATATTTTTAGACATGAAAAATAATCAAGCAGCAGTATGAAAGTATGTGGTCTAGGAATGCCTTTGTTTTTTGAGTACTGATtaaaatttagcttttacttattCTACCTCAAAGAAGCAGATGAacatattaattttttaattctccTTTTTCATAGCAACTGCTTGCAGTACTCACACTTGCCACTGCTTCAAAGAGACTTAAAAACGGAGCAAACAGTTTGGAACACCCATGACATCCGCAAGCAACGCAATGCACCTGGTCCATTTGGGAAACCCGACCTTCTGTTTACCTCACCACCTCCTGGTAtgtcatttgaaagcctgtggggttttatttttttgtttgtttttttaactttcattaGTTTACTTTTACTTTGATATAGCACTcttcacaggataaaaaccacaaagtggcttcacaataatataaaacagataaacataaaacagcacAATCGAACATACAGAATAAATGCAATCAAGGAAACGTAATGATGGAGGCAGAGCATTCCATGACCTGGGAGCCACCGCTTTGGAAGATCTCTTGCCTCTGGTCTTCTGGTGGGACTACTAACAGCCATTGATTAGATGATCACAGGCTGGGAGAGGGAGCGTGGGGTTCTATAAGATCAGAAATTAAGGCAGGAGCTTCACGATTCGGAGCATTGAAAGTCATTACtaaaatttttaaatgaattttctaaaatatactggaagccagtgtaatgaGCGTAAAACTGTtataatgtgttttctcttttgtgTCTTCCGAAGAAGCCTACTTGTAGTACAATAAGAGATTTCTGAATTTCTACTGTCAATACTAAAATGGCTTCATATTGACACCTTTAACTAAAAATTTATCTAAATGTTTGAGTGATATTTCCATCTTTAAGTTTCTGTAATAACATCTGTAAACACTGACTGCTTCTTATACAGGTTCTAGAACAGCTTTgtcattattcatttatttttaacattcaaAGTGAACATCTTTTCAATATTGTCTTTCATTCGCAGGATATGGCAATGTACTGCACATTGTTGACCCAGACCTTTTAGACTATGCCAAGCAATTAATCTGTGAGAGGGAAGAGCCTTCACTGGTAGCAAACCAGGAATTCAGAGACATGTGCCAGAACATTTTAGAAAACAGCCAGTTTCCCTGCACACCTGATGGTTGCCTTGCTGCATACCTCATGCTAGTCCAAGAGCTCACAACTGCCATGAACAGAAATGCAGTTCCTACACTTTCTACGTTTGCCGAGGCAAATGACATATACATCTTTCTgaagagagagaggatggaAGGTGCACCAGTAAACATTTCCAATGACCAATAAAATCatacaacagtgtttgttaacatttatttatccttGTTTAAAATCAACAGGTAATTTGAAAACTGTCTGACCaacaaaatgtacaataaaatgttgaaataCAATTGACAAGGTGCCATCTTTCATAATGATTCAGTGTTTCATTTACCACAACTTTTGTTAACAATAATGTAGAACATAATTCACATTGAAAGacttttgaactgcagactgtAGCAACATTACCACTTGTAGCCATATCGGCTCGTAAGATCAAGGCCTGACTTGAGAAACTTAACAACATCAGATGCGGAAGGCCTTGAGTCTGGGTCATAGCTCACCAAACCACcaagaaaactgtttttgtcactGAGATGTGATAGGGCATGTGGTGGGTTTTTGGTGGCCATTAGTGCAGCcagttctctttgttttttaaccatcCACGGAGCGGAACCCGTCA
This window encodes:
- the LOC106674947 gene encoding uncharacterized protein LOC106674947, with product MKQWSPEQGIRAMVKRVRDVRGVRPCYRDDVANIMRYMDASGLQRRSPGKKKIPCRNYISRGPNDTRHIDGNDKLKFFGMWIHLGIDGFSRKVLWLKVGTSNRKQNFVARYFFEAVQEQGGCPQMIRGDRGKENLVVGQMQMAFHMRDLGNQAWRCFRMGTSVHNQRAECFNSILKRTWIKKWLTPFEAMMESGILELDNPVHINCLQYSHLPLLQRDLKTEQTVWNTHDIRKQRNAPGPFGKPDLLFTSPPPGYGNVLHIVDPDLLDYAKQLICEREEPSLVANQEFRDMCQNILENSQFPCTPDGCLAAYLMLVQELTTAMNRNAVPTLSTFAEANDIYIFLKRERMEGAPVNISNDQ